Proteins from one Deinococcus actinosclerus genomic window:
- a CDS encoding proline--tRNA ligase, which produces MKLSESLFRTWRETPEGAETRGVQFLLRAGYVRRVGSGLYAHLPLMTRVMGRLEALIREELEGVSQEVSFPVLQPRALWEASGRWETYTQAEGIMFTVTDRSGRAHALGPTHEEVALDVVGGLVRSYRDLPVSVYQFGRKFRDELRPRFGLLRTREFVMKDAYSFHADPASLEEHFKAMSGVYGRVLSRLGVAWRAVQADSGNIGGAESREFMVLSDVGEDEVLFTPDGRYAANAERAMSRAYVAAPSPFTGFARQHTPGTATVAEACAALGCDAAHMLKNVLYDAVFLRAGRRVLRPVLVSLRGDHSVNPVKLWNAVQARVDGDLIGLDVAQPGAWAAGALPLGYLAPDLPDTAIAAREDVEGTFLRLCDPAGAALRDFTTGANDTDWHVTGANWGTQYDLPEEVDVRQARAGEAALHDATQILQSARGIEVGHVFQLGTRYSAAMNATFTAADGSERPFQMGCYGIGVSRLAQAVAEGLSDERGLVWPDALAPFHAHLIVVDIRHEAQQAAARTLYAALRAARLAPLLDDRDERAGAKFADADLLGIPYRVTLGRTLDRGEVEVKDRRSGETLTLPLAEVAGWLRARFA; this is translated from the coding sequence ATGAAATTGAGTGAGAGTCTGTTCCGGACGTGGCGGGAGACGCCGGAGGGCGCGGAGACGCGCGGGGTGCAGTTCCTGTTGCGGGCGGGGTACGTGCGGCGGGTGGGGAGCGGCCTGTACGCGCACCTGCCGCTGATGACCCGCGTGATGGGGCGGCTGGAGGCCCTGATCCGTGAGGAGCTGGAGGGCGTGTCGCAGGAGGTGAGCTTCCCGGTGCTCCAGCCGCGGGCGCTGTGGGAGGCGTCGGGGCGCTGGGAAACGTACACCCAGGCGGAGGGGATCATGTTCACGGTGACGGACCGCTCGGGGCGGGCGCACGCGCTGGGCCCGACGCACGAGGAGGTCGCGCTGGACGTGGTGGGCGGGCTGGTGCGCAGTTACCGGGATCTGCCGGTCAGCGTGTACCAGTTCGGCCGGAAGTTCCGGGACGAGCTGCGCCCGCGCTTCGGGCTGCTGCGCACGCGGGAGTTCGTGATGAAGGACGCGTACTCCTTCCACGCGGACCCGGCGAGCCTGGAGGAGCACTTCAAGGCGATGAGCGGCGTGTACGGGCGGGTGCTGTCGCGGCTGGGCGTGGCGTGGCGGGCAGTGCAGGCCGACAGCGGGAACATCGGCGGGGCCGAGAGCCGCGAGTTCATGGTCCTGAGTGACGTGGGCGAGGACGAGGTGCTGTTCACCCCGGACGGCCGGTACGCGGCGAACGCCGAGCGGGCCATGTCGCGGGCGTATGTGGCGGCCCCGAGTCCGTTCACGGGGTTCGCGCGGCAGCACACGCCGGGCACGGCAACGGTCGCCGAAGCGTGCGCGGCGCTGGGCTGCGACGCGGCGCACATGCTGAAGAACGTCCTGTACGACGCCGTGTTCCTGCGGGCGGGGCGGCGGGTCCTGCGGCCGGTGCTCGTCAGTCTGCGCGGGGATCACAGCGTGAACCCGGTGAAACTGTGGAACGCCGTGCAGGCCCGTGTGGACGGGGACCTGATCGGGTTGGATGTGGCGCAGCCGGGCGCCTGGGCGGCGGGGGCGCTGCCGCTGGGGTACCTCGCGCCGGACCTGCCGGACACCGCCATCGCCGCGCGGGAGGACGTGGAGGGGACGTTCCTGCGGCTGTGCGACCCGGCGGGCGCGGCGCTGCGGGACTTCACGACCGGCGCGAACGACACCGACTGGCACGTCACGGGCGCGAACTGGGGCACGCAGTACGACCTACCGGAAGAGGTGGACGTGCGGCAGGCCCGCGCGGGCGAGGCGGCGCTGCACGACGCTACGCAGATCCTGCAGTCGGCGCGGGGGATCGAGGTGGGGCACGTCTTCCAGCTGGGTACGCGGTACTCGGCGGCGATGAACGCGACGTTCACGGCGGCGGACGGCAGCGAGCGGCCGTTCCAGATGGGCTGCTACGGGATCGGCGTGTCGCGGCTGGCGCAGGCCGTCGCGGAGGGGCTGTCCGACGAGCGGGGGCTGGTCTGGCCGGACGCCCTTGCACCGTTCCACGCGCACCTGATCGTGGTGGACATCCGCCATGAGGCGCAGCAGGCGGCCGCGCGGACCCTGTACGCCGCGCTGCGCGCCGCCCGGCTGGCCCCGCTGCTGGACGACCGGGACGAACGCGCCGGGGCGAAGTTCGCGGACGCGGACCTGCTGGGCATCCCGTACCGGGTGACGCTGGGCCGCACCCTCGACCGCGGCGAGGTCGAGGTGAAGGACCGCCGCAGCGGCGAGACGCTCACCCTCCCACTGGCGGAGGTCGCGGGCTGGCTGCGCGCCCGCTTCGCCTGA
- a CDS encoding cobalamin B12-binding domain-containing protein produces the protein MEDRRIRVLIAKPGMDGHDRGAKVVARALRDAGMEVIYTGLRQTAEMIVNAAVQEDVDAIGLSVLSGAHMHYFREVMGLLREKGAGDIIVFGGGIIPDQDLPTLQELGVGRVFTPGASTEDAATYLRGAVQARWQAQGEA, from the coding sequence ATGGAAGACCGCCGAATTCGAGTGCTGATCGCCAAACCCGGCATGGACGGCCATGACCGGGGCGCGAAGGTCGTGGCGCGCGCCCTGCGCGACGCGGGCATGGAAGTCATCTACACCGGCCTGCGCCAGACCGCCGAGATGATCGTGAACGCCGCCGTGCAGGAGGACGTGGACGCCATCGGCCTGAGCGTCCTGTCCGGCGCACACATGCATTACTTCCGCGAGGTGATGGGCCTGCTGCGTGAAAAGGGCGCGGGGGACATCATCGTGTTCGGGGGCGGCATCATCCCCGATCAGGACCTGCCCACCCTGCAGGAACTGGGTGTGGGGCGCGTGTTCACGCCGGGTGCGAGCACGGAGGATGCCGCGACGTACCTGCGCGGCGCCGTGCAGGCCCGCTGGCAGGCGCAGGGCGAGGCATGA
- the plsY gene encoding glycerol-3-phosphate 1-O-acyltransferase PlsY: MTLFAVLTVLCSYLFGAIPAAAWVARLRGVDIRTVGSGNSGATNVQRALGNGPGLAVAIFDIMKGALAVLAAYGLDLGLPVMAACGVAAVIGHNFSPFLRFRGGKGVATTFGAVAALLPVAGLAFFVLFMATVWLTRFVSAGSILASIAAAFTAFLVGPGWLGAVVTALAALLIWQHRDNVGRLTAGNERRFGQKV; encoded by the coding sequence GTGACCCTTTTTGCCGTGCTGACGGTTCTGTGCTCGTACCTGTTCGGAGCGATCCCCGCCGCCGCGTGGGTGGCCCGCCTGCGGGGCGTGGACATCCGCACGGTCGGCAGCGGCAACAGCGGCGCCACGAACGTCCAGCGCGCCCTGGGCAACGGACCCGGCCTGGCGGTCGCCATCTTCGACATCATGAAAGGCGCACTGGCTGTCCTGGCCGCGTACGGGCTGGACCTGGGCCTGCCCGTCATGGCGGCGTGCGGCGTGGCCGCCGTGATCGGCCATAACTTCAGTCCGTTCCTGCGCTTCCGGGGCGGCAAGGGCGTCGCCACCACCTTCGGCGCGGTCGCCGCGCTGCTGCCGGTCGCGGGCCTCGCCTTCTTCGTGCTCTTCATGGCCACCGTGTGGCTCACGCGCTTCGTGTCCGCCGGGAGCATCCTGGCCTCCATCGCGGCGGCCTTCACGGCCTTCCTGGTCGGGCCCGGGTGGCTGGGCGCGGTCGTGACCGCCCTGGCCGCGCTGCTGATCTGGCAGCACCGGGATAACGTGGGCCGCCTGACCGCCGGCAACGAACGGCGCTTCGGCCAGAAGGTCTGA
- a CDS encoding aspartate-semialdehyde dehydrogenase: MRVAIVGATGAVGHELLKVLESSSLQFDELLLYASPRSAGTQLTFKGQPLTVQVTPEGAIDADVILASAGGSISKALAPKWVEGGAVVIDNSSAFRYDADVPLVVPEVNGDAALAHKGIIANPNCTTAIAVVAVAPIHRAYGVKRMIVSTYQATSGAGAKGMEELLEQTRAELNGEQAQASVFAHPIPFNVIPHIDSFQDNGYTKEEMKVAWETRKIIGDDSLKISCTAVRIPTLRTHSEAITLELERPATPDAVRDLLAGAAGVEVRDNPGGKLYPMPLTASGKYDVEVGRIRESLVFDGGIDLFVAGDQLLKGAALNAVQIAEYLQQKGALKARQRA; this comes from the coding sequence ATGCGCGTAGCGATTGTCGGAGCGACCGGAGCGGTGGGGCACGAACTTCTCAAGGTGCTGGAGAGCAGCAGCCTCCAGTTCGACGAACTGCTCCTCTATGCCAGCCCGCGCAGCGCGGGCACGCAGCTGACCTTCAAGGGCCAGCCCCTGACCGTGCAGGTCACGCCCGAGGGCGCCATCGACGCGGACGTGATCCTCGCGTCGGCGGGCGGCAGCATCAGCAAGGCCCTCGCGCCCAAGTGGGTGGAGGGCGGCGCGGTCGTGATCGACAACAGCAGCGCCTTCCGCTACGACGCCGACGTCCCCCTGGTCGTGCCCGAGGTGAACGGCGACGCCGCGCTGGCCCACAAGGGCATCATCGCGAACCCGAACTGCACGACCGCGATCGCCGTGGTCGCCGTGGCGCCCATTCACCGCGCGTACGGCGTGAAACGCATGATCGTAAGCACGTATCAGGCCACCAGCGGCGCGGGTGCCAAGGGCATGGAGGAACTGCTGGAGCAGACTCGCGCCGAACTGAACGGCGAGCAGGCGCAGGCGAGTGTGTTCGCGCACCCCATCCCGTTCAACGTCATCCCGCACATCGACTCCTTCCAGGACAACGGGTACACCAAGGAGGAAATGAAGGTCGCGTGGGAGACCCGCAAGATCATCGGGGACGACAGCCTGAAGATCAGCTGCACCGCCGTGCGTATCCCCACCCTGCGCACCCACAGCGAGGCGATCACCCTGGAACTGGAACGCCCCGCCACGCCCGACGCCGTGCGTGACCTGCTGGCCGGGGCGGCCGGGGTCGAGGTGCGCGACAACCCGGGGGGCAAGCTGTACCCCATGCCCCTGACCGCCAGCGGCAAGTACGACGTCGAGGTGGGCCGCATCCGCGAGTCCCTGGTGTTCGACGGCGGCATCGACCTGTTCGTCGCAGGCGACCAGCTCCTGAAGGGCGCGGCGCTGAACGCCGTGCAGATCGCCGAGTACCTCCAGCAGAAAGGCGCGCTGAAAGCCAGACAGCGGGCATAA
- a CDS encoding alpha-amylase family glycosyl hydrolase: MKRSVLARTSAGALSAALLLSACSPASTPAQNGTVSNSKPVSAQAISGTNIDAWRQQVIYLVMPDRFSNGNTANDGLGQPNCLDTANATKFHGGDIQGLRNKLSYIRDLGATTVWTTPVYKQVPIVNGSQCGYHGYWPDYTNPNDTAIEPKFGTSADLTGLINDLHAGGQKYMMDMVVNHAGYGARIVSQNPSWFHSNCTGDEVNCPLAGLPDFRQEDSTVATYLTNLSKTWTSTYAIDGIRMDTVKHVPTTYWQTSWVPGVLAARPNTFLLGEVFDSGDLNKLKTYLDAGFDSTFNFPLRQAMVDSVGKGGSLDTLATRMQSTLTTFGLDRTLLQVNLLDNHDVQRFVNEPGSAVAEAEIRARYSSALGLLMTMPGIPQLYYGNELGMYGGSDPDNRRDMPSWAWTDTGRNATQANFVAGGATPKVTYDLTKKLIAIRKGNEALWKGSYAEMWRPNGGQNVYAFYRGSGANRVVVLVNTSASAASVNLDIQGNTGISATDKSALTNGTVFNDLLAEGAPSSATVTNGKLPVTIPAGKMGIYRAGATGTGGTGGTAVQVTFQVSASTYFGQDVYLLGDRAELGAWNTASALAMTPSGCSGSTCTWKTTVSLPPSVAAQFKFIKKPGDSGASVTYEGGSNRTLTTPASGSTTYNGGNWQ; the protein is encoded by the coding sequence ATGAAACGTTCTGTTCTGGCCCGCACCAGCGCGGGCGCGCTCTCGGCTGCCCTTCTTCTTTCCGCCTGCTCCCCTGCCTCGACGCCTGCCCAGAATGGAACCGTTTCCAATTCGAAGCCTGTCAGTGCCCAGGCGATCAGCGGCACCAACATCGACGCCTGGCGGCAACAGGTCATCTACCTCGTCATGCCCGACCGCTTCTCGAATGGCAATACGGCCAACGACGGTCTCGGCCAGCCCAACTGCCTCGACACCGCCAACGCCACCAAATTCCACGGCGGCGACATCCAGGGCCTGCGCAACAAGCTGAGCTACATCCGTGACCTGGGCGCCACCACCGTCTGGACCACCCCCGTCTACAAGCAGGTGCCCATCGTCAACGGCAGCCAGTGCGGCTACCACGGCTACTGGCCTGACTACACCAACCCCAACGACACCGCCATCGAACCCAAGTTCGGCACGAGCGCCGACCTCACCGGCCTGATCAACGACCTGCACGCGGGCGGGCAGAAGTACATGATGGACATGGTCGTGAACCACGCCGGGTACGGCGCGCGGATCGTCAGCCAGAACCCCTCGTGGTTCCACAGCAACTGCACCGGCGACGAGGTGAACTGCCCCCTGGCGGGCCTCCCCGACTTCCGGCAGGAAGACAGCACCGTCGCCACGTACCTGACCAACCTGTCCAAGACCTGGACGAGCACCTACGCCATCGACGGCATCCGCATGGACACCGTCAAGCACGTCCCCACGACCTACTGGCAGACCTCCTGGGTGCCCGGCGTGCTCGCCGCCCGCCCCAACACCTTCCTGCTGGGCGAGGTCTTCGATTCCGGCGACCTGAACAAGCTCAAGACCTACCTCGACGCGGGCTTCGACTCCACCTTCAACTTCCCGCTGCGTCAGGCGATGGTGGATTCGGTCGGCAAGGGCGGCAGCCTGGACACCCTGGCGACCCGCATGCAGTCCACCCTGACCACCTTCGGCCTGGACCGCACCCTGCTGCAGGTCAACCTGCTCGACAACCACGACGTGCAGCGCTTCGTGAACGAACCCGGCAGCGCCGTGGCCGAAGCCGAGATCCGCGCCCGCTACAGTAGCGCCCTGGGCCTGCTGATGACCATGCCCGGCATCCCGCAGCTGTACTACGGCAACGAACTGGGCATGTACGGCGGCTCCGACCCCGACAACCGCCGCGACATGCCCAGCTGGGCCTGGACGGACACGGGCCGCAACGCCACGCAGGCGAACTTCGTGGCCGGCGGCGCGACCCCCAAGGTCACGTACGACCTCACCAAGAAGCTCATCGCCATCCGCAAGGGCAACGAGGCCCTCTGGAAGGGCAGCTACGCCGAGATGTGGCGACCCAACGGCGGGCAGAACGTGTACGCCTTCTACCGTGGCAGCGGCGCCAACCGCGTCGTCGTGCTCGTGAACACCTCGGCCAGCGCCGCCAGCGTCAACCTGGACATCCAGGGCAACACCGGCATCAGCGCGACCGACAAGAGCGCCCTGACGAACGGCACGGTCTTCAACGACCTGCTCGCCGAGGGGGCGCCCAGCAGCGCGACCGTCACCAACGGCAAGCTGCCGGTCACGATCCCGGCCGGGAAGATGGGCATCTACCGCGCCGGGGCGACCGGTACCGGCGGCACGGGCGGCACCGCCGTGCAGGTCACCTTCCAGGTGAGCGCCAGCACGTACTTCGGGCAGGACGTGTACCTCCTGGGGGACCGCGCCGAACTGGGCGCCTGGAACACCGCCTCCGCGCTGGCGATGACGCCCAGCGGCTGCTCGGGCAGCACCTGCACCTGGAAGACCACCGTCAGCCTGCCGCCCAGCGTCGCCGCGCAGTTCAAGTTCATCAAGAAACCCGGCGACAGCGGTGCCAGCGTCACCTATGAAGGCGGCAGCAACCGCACCCTGACCACGCCCGCCTCGGGCAGCACCACCTACAACGGCGGCAACTGGCAGTAA
- a CDS encoding SRPBCC family protein produces MSESINIKQTIVVRARPDVLYRLALEPKRRAKWDPNLASADYEGEGGRLANNALVRFKFTRRLLGLGFTAKYGQLQAPQRGGWESVRHVGPLEKLTQGWVFKPMPGGTEVTLTVNGRVRYKWVRGPVERVLHNMVATTLLELQRTVDAQGAQLMEDMGRELAEKQKADQKAAKEAAKAARRRK; encoded by the coding sequence ATGTCGGAGTCCATCAATATCAAGCAGACGATCGTGGTCCGTGCCCGCCCGGACGTCCTGTACCGCCTCGCGCTGGAACCGAAACGCCGCGCGAAATGGGACCCGAACCTCGCGTCCGCTGATTACGAGGGCGAGGGCGGCCGCCTCGCGAACAACGCCCTGGTGCGCTTCAAGTTCACGCGCCGCCTGCTGGGTCTGGGCTTCACCGCGAAGTACGGGCAGCTTCAGGCCCCGCAGCGCGGCGGCTGGGAGAGCGTGCGGCACGTCGGGCCGCTGGAGAAGCTCACGCAGGGCTGGGTGTTCAAGCCCATGCCCGGCGGCACCGAGGTGACCCTGACCGTGAACGGCCGCGTGCGCTACAAGTGGGTGCGGGGACCCGTGGAGCGCGTGCTGCACAACATGGTCGCCACGACCCTGCTGGAACTCCAGCGCACGGTGGACGCCCAGGGCGCGCAGCTCATGGAGGACATGGGCCGCGAACTGGCCGAGAAGCAGAAGGCCGACCAGAAGGCGGCGAAGGAAGCCGCGAAGGCCGCCAGGCGCCGGAAGTAA
- a CDS encoding META domain-containing protein, whose translation MSALLTTLTLAALAAAPSSAPGAAPVTAESVTWTLGSLQPTGQASITPGAALTRPTLRLTGSGAALTVSGSTGCSPLTGQAAVKGQALVLRGVQGGSSDRCTDAALSLREDYLRLLNATTRYDLSGGTLILSGGAGRLTFTRTGGVMTGTPTDSLDGTWQTRVTPGPAGPERGQALLRFTFSGAKVTVAGLTGCNTVTGSGAVVGQQVVFGGVASTRRLCPGAAGAAENRLLGLLRAPLTIERQGATLILRGQSGQLTLTRAPVPATPGSALPDPAATYTLTRLNGQPAPQTLRPVTLSFKDGRLGGSDGCNSVGGAYVIRAGRVELSGGLMGTKMACPDQPTLDFQTFFEQRPTVSVQGGTLILKTAEDTWEFQSR comes from the coding sequence ATGAGCGCCCTGCTGACCACCCTGACCCTCGCGGCCCTGGCCGCTGCCCCCTCCTCGGCCCCGGGCGCCGCGCCGGTCACCGCAGAGAGCGTCACCTGGACGCTGGGCAGCCTGCAACCCACCGGGCAGGCCAGCATCACGCCGGGCGCGGCCCTGACCCGCCCGACCCTGCGGCTGACGGGCAGCGGCGCCGCCCTGACGGTGTCCGGCAGTACCGGGTGCAGCCCCCTGACCGGGCAGGCTGCCGTGAAGGGGCAGGCGCTCGTGCTGCGCGGCGTGCAGGGCGGCAGCAGCGACCGCTGCACCGACGCCGCCCTGAGCCTGCGCGAGGACTACCTGCGGCTCCTGAACGCCACCACCCGCTACGACCTGAGCGGCGGCACCCTGATTCTCAGTGGCGGGGCGGGCCGCCTGACCTTCACCCGCACCGGAGGCGTGATGACCGGCACCCCCACCGATTCCCTGGACGGCACCTGGCAGACCCGCGTGACCCCGGGACCCGCGGGCCCCGAGCGGGGGCAGGCGCTGCTGCGCTTCACGTTCAGCGGCGCGAAGGTGACGGTCGCCGGACTGACCGGGTGTAACACCGTGACCGGTTCCGGCGCCGTGGTCGGGCAGCAGGTCGTGTTCGGCGGAGTGGCCTCCACCCGCCGGCTCTGCCCCGGCGCGGCGGGGGCGGCCGAGAACCGCCTCCTCGGGCTGCTGCGCGCCCCACTGACCATTGAGCGGCAGGGCGCCACACTCATCCTGCGCGGCCAGAGCGGCCAGCTCACCCTGACCCGCGCGCCCGTCCCGGCCACCCCCGGCAGCGCCCTGCCCGACCCGGCCGCCACGTACACCCTGACGCGCCTGAACGGGCAGCCCGCCCCGCAGACCCTGCGTCCGGTCACGCTGAGCTTCAAGGATGGTCGGCTGGGGGGCAGTGACGGCTGCAACAGCGTGGGCGGCGCGTACGTGATCCGCGCGGGCCGCGTGGAACTCAGCGGGGGGCTGATGGGTACGAAGATGGCCTGCCCCGATCAGCCCACCCTGGACTTCCAGACGTTCTTTGAGCAGCGCCCGACCGTGAGCGTGCAGGGCGGCACCCTGATCCTGAAGACCGCCGAGGACACCTGGGAATTCCAGTCGCGCTGA
- a CDS encoding PIG-L deacetylase family protein, producing the protein MRIMAVFAHPDDEIGCIGTLAKHAARGDEVLLVWTTLGELASQFGDTSHEEVTRVRREHGAWVAQRIGARYHFFDMGDSRMTGGRAEALQLARLYAQFRPNAVITWSDDHPHPDHRMTAKIAFDAITLARIPKIINEAGGVAMPPAPDLSGDAAPESGEDVRRLDAWREPVRFYQYFAPASPYPEVFVNTADTLDVGAEVMGFYQAFYKWQWTAEQYRTARVDLGRLAGVGAAERFNLRVTHLPARDYLH; encoded by the coding sequence ATGCGGATCATGGCTGTGTTTGCGCACCCGGACGACGAGATCGGGTGCATCGGGACGCTGGCGAAGCACGCGGCGCGCGGGGACGAGGTGCTGCTGGTCTGGACGACGCTGGGGGAACTCGCCAGTCAGTTCGGGGACACCTCGCACGAGGAGGTGACCCGCGTGCGCCGGGAGCACGGCGCGTGGGTCGCCCAGCGGATCGGGGCGCGGTACCACTTCTTCGACATGGGGGACAGCCGCATGACGGGCGGCCGCGCCGAGGCCCTGCAACTGGCGCGGCTGTACGCGCAGTTCCGGCCGAACGCGGTGATCACCTGGAGTGACGATCACCCGCACCCGGATCACCGGATGACGGCGAAGATCGCGTTCGATGCGATCACGCTGGCGCGCATCCCGAAGATCATCAACGAGGCGGGGGGCGTGGCGATGCCGCCCGCGCCGGACCTCAGCGGGGACGCCGCGCCCGAGAGTGGCGAGGACGTGCGCCGACTGGACGCGTGGCGGGAGCCGGTGCGCTTTTACCAGTACTTCGCGCCCGCCAGTCCTTACCCGGAGGTGTTCGTGAACACGGCGGACACCCTGGACGTGGGGGCCGAGGTCATGGGTTTCTATCAGGCGTTCTACAAGTGGCAGTGGACGGCGGAACAGTACCGGACGGCGCGGGTGGACCTGGGGCGTCTGGCGGGCGTGGGGGCCGCCGAGCGGTTCAACCTGCGGGTCACGCATCTGCCCGCGCGGGACTACCTGCACTGA
- a CDS encoding DUF4384 domain-containing protein → MNAKLSLTLLSAALGLGAPALAAPTLSAQSIIVNPVQTDLGVKVWTDRDSSGSGTPAYRPGEKIKLFTSVNQDAYVYLFNVDPQGQVDMILPNRFQGGANFLKANTVKAFPSAGDPFTFDIAAPYGVNKVLALASRTPLNLDQIASFRSQNSFASVSVSGQQGLAQALSIVVSPVPQTSWVTDTAFYAVAAPTAAAPLRTAPAPAPAPVASQPAPAPRTAQALSVTVQPRSPWGAAREWSALVENQADLRAVHDRYAAYLRAEGYTLTELKSKPSEVKSEYRRANGGKAELTVKRKGNRIEVKVERR, encoded by the coding sequence ATGAACGCGAAACTGTCCCTGACCCTGCTGAGTGCCGCCCTGGGCCTCGGCGCACCCGCACTGGCCGCCCCGACGCTGAGTGCGCAGAGCATCATCGTGAATCCGGTGCAGACCGATCTGGGCGTGAAGGTCTGGACCGACCGTGACAGCAGCGGCTCGGGCACGCCGGCCTACCGCCCTGGCGAGAAGATCAAGCTGTTCACCAGCGTGAACCAGGACGCGTACGTGTACCTGTTCAACGTCGATCCCCAGGGACAGGTGGATATGATCCTGCCCAACCGCTTCCAGGGGGGGGCTAACTTCCTGAAGGCCAACACCGTCAAGGCGTTCCCCAGCGCGGGTGATCCCTTCACGTTCGACATCGCCGCGCCGTATGGCGTGAACAAGGTGCTGGCGCTGGCCAGCCGCACGCCGCTGAATCTGGATCAGATCGCGTCGTTCAGGTCGCAGAATTCGTTCGCTTCGGTGAGTGTCTCCGGGCAGCAGGGGCTGGCGCAGGCGCTGAGCATCGTGGTGTCGCCGGTGCCGCAGACGAGCTGGGTGACGGACACGGCCTTCTACGCGGTGGCCGCGCCCACTGCGGCGGCGCCCCTGCGGACGGCGCCGGCCCCTGCGCCCGCTCCGGTGGCCTCGCAGCCCGCCCCCGCTCCTCGGACCGCGCAGGCCCTGTCCGTGACGGTGCAGCCCAGGAGCCCCTGGGGTGCGGCGCGCGAGTGGTCGGCCCTGGTCGAGAACCAGGCGGACCTGCGGGCGGTCCATGACCGGTACGCGGCGTACCTGCGGGCCGAGGGGTACACGCTGACGGAACTGAAGAGCAAGCCCAGCGAGGTCAAGAGCGAGTACCGCCGCGCGAATGGCGGGAAGGCCGAACTGACCGTGAAGCGCAAGGGCAACCGGATTGAGGTGAAGGTCGAGCGCCGCTGA
- a CDS encoding MFS transporter, translating into MSDAARPAALSGAARLAPLYVAQALATGATTVSTVLASLIMSGLGSEALAGLPSTLIQASAATSAGLFGALMLRRGRRPGLSLAFALGTVGSLVGFLGARAGVTPLFLAGAMLMGAAQGGYQQARYAAAESVPEARRGAALGALMLMSVLGSFVMTGFAHPIERLGATLGATPEVTGWLVGGALLGVAALLILSWQPLSGPAVAKRERLPLAAAFRIPGVKSTALAVATAQGLMVTLMSLTPLRAHHMGMDHAQVAALISGHILGMFGFGWLTGPLIDRLGLRFGYVSGALLLAAAALTAPLTGQAWLAASMFLLGLGWNLAFVAGSKALTRFPAAQGVTDALGYVAAGLGTLLGGAVIARAGFPALAITCAVLAALPLVSAWRARPARS; encoded by the coding sequence GTGAGTGACGCCGCCCGCCCCGCCGCGCTGAGCGGGGCCGCGCGGCTGGCGCCGCTGTACGTGGCGCAGGCGCTGGCGACCGGGGCGACGACCGTCAGCACGGTGCTGGCGAGCCTGATCATGTCGGGGCTGGGCAGCGAGGCGCTGGCGGGGCTGCCCAGCACGCTGATCCAGGCCTCGGCGGCCACGTCGGCGGGGCTGTTCGGGGCGCTGATGCTGCGCCGGGGCCGCCGGCCGGGCCTGAGCCTGGCGTTCGCGCTGGGCACCGTGGGGTCACTGGTGGGCTTCCTGGGGGCGCGCGCGGGTGTCACGCCACTGTTCCTGGCCGGCGCGATGCTGATGGGCGCGGCGCAGGGAGGGTACCAGCAGGCCCGTTACGCCGCCGCCGAGAGCGTCCCGGAGGCGCGGCGCGGCGCGGCGCTGGGGGCGCTGATGCTCATGAGCGTGCTGGGCTCGTTCGTGATGACCGGCTTCGCGCACCCCATCGAGCGGCTGGGGGCGACGCTGGGCGCCACGCCGGAGGTCACGGGCTGGCTGGTGGGCGGCGCGCTGCTGGGCGTGGCCGCCCTGCTGATCCTGTCCTGGCAGCCCCTGAGCGGCCCGGCCGTAGCGAAGCGAGAGCGCCTGCCCCTGGCGGCGGCCTTCCGGATTCCCGGGGTGAAGTCCACGGCGCTGGCGGTGGCGACCGCGCAGGGCCTGATGGTCACCCTGATGAGCCTCACGCCGCTGCGCGCGCATCACATGGGCATGGATCACGCGCAGGTGGCCGCGCTGATCAGCGGGCACATCCTGGGCATGTTCGGCTTCGGCTGGCTGACCGGGCCGCTGATTGACCGGCTGGGGCTGCGCTTCGGGTACGTGAGCGGCGCGCTGCTCCTCGCGGCGGCGGCCCTGACGGCGCCCCTGACCGGTCAGGCGTGGCTGGCGGCCAGCATGTTCCTGCTGGGCCTGGGCTGGAATCTGGCCTTCGTGGCAGGCAGCAAGGCCCTGACGCGCTTCCCAGCGGCGCAGGGCGTGACCGACGCGCTGGGGTACGTCGCAGCCGGGCTGGGCACGCTGCTGGGCGGCGCGGTGATCGCGCGGGCCGGCTTTCCGGCGCTGGCGATCACCTGCGCGGTGCTGGCGGCGCTCCCCCTGGTCAGCGCGTGGCGCGCCCGACCCGCCCGGTCCTGA